One genomic region from Nymphaea colorata isolate Beijing-Zhang1983 chromosome 10, ASM883128v2, whole genome shotgun sequence encodes:
- the LOC116262532 gene encoding probable polygalacturonase: protein MHINHSFWGSKGSAESETRVHKSRGGTSRRHMKGSTSLLEVLLLLASINVIGWGVAGRSFDCRPTPVTKFRPHRVTITEFGAVGDGITLNTKAFENAMFYLNSFSDKGGAQLFIPPGRWLTGSFHLISHLTVVLDKEAVILGSEDSSDWPVIDPLPSYGRGRELPGGRHRSLIYGFNLTDVVITGDNGTINGQGSVWWSWFQNNTLDYTRPHLIELVHTDGVVISNLTLLNSPFWTIHPVYCSQVHIKHVTITAPHHSPNTDGIDPDSSRDVCIEDCYISTGDDLISIKSGWDEYGIAYARPSSNIVIRRISGESGRSSGISLGSEMSGGISEVYVEDAHIFNSVRGIRIKTSPGRGGFIENVYISKVVMSNVKTALSFTSHYGEHPDENYDPNALPTIKKITFNDISGNNIIYAGFMEGIEGSVFLDICLSNITLNVMSHSPWNCSYILGYSEFVSPELCQPLSQKIPTDSTCYVPKDLSPQVSHANRLISTIFGFVWVT, encoded by the exons CTGTTAGAAGTGCTACTTTTACTTGCATCTATCAATGTGATTGGATGGGGAGTCGCAGGTAGAAGCTTTGATTGTCGACCAACACCTGTTACCAAATTTAGGCCACACAGAGTCACCATAACTGAATTTGGTGCTGTGGGAGATGGGATCACCCTTAATACAAAGGCATTTGAAAATGCCATGTTTTATCTTAATTCATTTTCTGATAAGGGGGGTGCTCAGCTTTTCATTCCACCAGGGAGGTGGTTGACTGGAAGCTTCCATCTCATCAGCCATCTCACAGTGGTACTGGACAAGGAAGCTGTAATTCTTGGGTCAGAG GATTCAAGTGATTGGCCAGTCATTGATCCATTGCCTTCATATGGTCGAGGTAGAGAGCTTCCTGGTGGAAGGCATAGAAGTTTGATATATGGATTTAACCTTACAGATGTCGTCATAACAG GTGATAATGGAACGATCAATGGACAAGGCAGTGTTTGGTGGAGCTGGTTTCAGAACAATACTCTTGATTACACTCGTCCCCATCTAATTGAATTGGTGCACACAGATGGGGTGGTCATCTCGAACCTAACTCTTCTGAATTCACCATTCTGGACCATCCATCCTGTATACTGCAG CCAAGTCCATATTAAGCACGTCACTATTACTGCTCCTCATCACTCACCGAACACTGATGGAATCGACCCTG ATTCATCTAGAGATGTCTGCATCGAGGATTGTTACATTAGTACTGGTGACGATTTGATATCCATCAAAAGTGGCTGGGACGAATATGGAATTGCCTATGCCCGCCCTAGTTCCAACATAGTGATAAGAAGAATCAGTGGAGAGTCTGGAAGAAGCTCAGGCATATCACTAGGAAGTGAGATGTCAGGTGGCATATCCGAAGTTTATGTTGAGGATGCACACATTTTCAACTCTGTCAGAGGGATAAGAATAAAGACTTCCCCAGGCAGAGGTGGTTTCATAGAGAACGTATACATCTCTAAAGTGGTTATGTCGAATGTAAAGACAGCTTTGAGTTTCACCAGTCATTATGGTGAGCATCCGGATGAGAATTACGACCCAAATGCTCTTCCAACTATAAAGAAGATCACATTCAATGATATAAGTGGAAATAACATCATTTATGCAGGCTTTATGGAGGGCATTGAAGGAAGCGTTTTCCTTGATATCTGTTTGTCCAACATCACCCTCAATGTTATGTCACATTCCCCCTGGAACTGTTCTTACATCCTCGGGTACTCTGAATTTGTTTCTCCCGAACTATGTCAGCCTCTGAGTCAGAAAATCCCCACAGATTCTACTTGCTATGTTCCAAAAGATTTGTCGCCCCAAGTCTCGCACGCCAACCGTCTGATCAGCACTATTTTTGGGTTTGTGTGGGTTACCTAA